The Arvicola amphibius chromosome 11, mArvAmp1.2, whole genome shotgun sequence genomic interval CTCTGTGTTctattcctcctcttctccctccatgcTTAAAGAGtaaaagacaacttgcaggagatGATTCTTCCGCCATATGGGCTTAaggttttgaactcaggtctttcgGCTGAGCTACTcagcctttccccactgagcggAGCCTTCTCACTAGCCTGACAATACGCTTTGTTTTGAAAGTTTCAGTTGGATTTCTGTAGGCCAAGTGTTATTCAGGCTAGTTATGTTTACTTGCCTTGTTTCTGTACCGCTCCAGGCCCGAGGACTTACGCCGAGAGTTCGGTCGGTACGGCCCCATCGTAGACGTTTACATCCCGCTTGACTTCTACACTCGCCGCCCCCGCGGGTTTGCCTATGTTCAATATCCTCTACCGTATGTGCGCATGAAAACATGCTTCATAGTGTGCTTATCCACATATGTGTTTAGGGATGGATGTTATGAGACCAACATTGTcttattaaatgtgttttttctttatctCAAAAACTCTAAAACAGTCCACAGTAGCTGGAAAGTGCCGCCACCTGTAGTCCCCGATCTCCTtatcccctccccgccccccttcCCTTGTTAGCTAGACTCCAATCATAAGCGATGGGAGAGACTGGTGGCCAACGTCCCCTTTGATATATTAATAGGCGCTTCAGGTAGCCATTTGTGCCAGGTTTCTTTGAGACCTCACCGGTTTCCTGTTATTTTATACTTACACATAACTAGCCACACATAGGGGACTGTTGAAAGTAGTAGGTTCAGTGGTGGGCTCATCCCCAAAGGGCCAAGGTTGTCTTTTGTCTTAGCTTGCTTTTATTATTGCAGTTTTGTCTATAATGAGTCATTTCTCCTACATTTCATAACTAGACTTTTCGTGATAAAGTACTTTTACTTGCAGAATAAAAGCTTCTGCGTGCTGATATTTCCAGCGAAAACCTGATAAATCCTTTCTCTGGAAAGGGGGTTAAGCCCtaaacagtttattttatttcttgattttataATGCCAGCTAATTTGAGATTAATTTCTTTCCTCACATTTCAAATTATGCTGCTAACTGTATCTGCTATTCTGTTCTTGTGTTCATGCTTCTAAATCACAAGAGCGCATCTGTTTTcatcataaaacagaaaagcttttCTGGTTAGTCACATTGGAGCCAGAACTTGGTTTTCTTGTCGATTGAATTTCACACGTAAAATACCCAGAAACAGTTTCGCTTACTGTCTGATGTCCGAAGTGTCCTTAACAGCTGCTCATGTTTGAAGATGTTCGAGATGCTGAAGATGCACTCTATAACCTCAATAGGAAGTGGGTCTGTGGCCGGCAAATCGAAATACAGTTTGCCCAAGGTGATCGCAAAAGTAAGTGTAAAGGACCCTTAGCTCTCCATGACAGAGCCGAGCTGTTACTGTTTCCCAGTGTCAGCAACAGTAGCATGTCACTTAAAGGTCTTCAGAAAACGGTCCAGGCAGGAGTAAACTATTAGGAGCCTTCTTCTTCGTATTCTAGCACCCGGGCAAATGAAGTCAAAGGAACGCCACCTGTGCTCTCCGAGTGACCACAGGAGATCCAGAAGCCCCAGCCAGAGGAGGTCTCGAAGTCGAAGTTCATCTTGGGGCAGAGACCGGAGGCGCTCAGACAGCCTGAAAGAGTGAGCACTGAGAGCAACAGCACACAGCTTCATTTTTCACTTGTTctgggaaatattttaaagaattactaGGGCGGGGGGAGGGAGGTACTTAGACaatgattttgtttaatatgGACAAACAAATTTCTGTAGAAAGACATGCTCTTCCCTATCACGTATAGGTTCTGTTTGTTTCCCTGGGCAGtgaagttgaactcaggacctggcAGATGCTCGCAGGCGCTCTGCTGGACCTCTACACTGGCTCTGGGGctgtattcccagcacccccTCCTTTCTAAACTCTTTagctttagacagggtcttgtcACTGATATTTTGGTTGTTTGTATTATAGGTACATGCttatggatgtgtgtgcactgtgtgcatgtgtgtatagaggCTTATTACCaggtgtcatttatttatttatttatttatttatttatttatttagctttttggttttcaagacagggtttctctttgctttggaacctgttctggaactcgctctatagaccaggctggccttgaactcacagagatccccctgcctctgcctcccgagtgctgggatgcgccaccactgcctggctcaggtGTCTTTCTTGATCACTCTTTACCTTGGTTTTTGGTAACAGGGTCTATCACTTAACCTGAAGCTCATCCTTCAGGCTAGACTGACTGTCTAGTGAACTGAAATCCACCTTTCTCTACCTCCACCACATCCCCCATTGCTGGGTTCACAGAAGTGCACCAGTGCCTCTTAACTGTTTAAAGATGCTATATAATCCAAGTTTTTGTTCCTTAAGTCCTAGCCAGTTTGGTAGCTTTGAACTCTGAGGCTTGTACCTCAAGTTTTTCTAATGTTGATTATTCTGTAATGCTTTCAGTGgagggttttgcttttcttttgatagagAGCATTGCTgtgcagccaaggctggcctggaacttgagatccttctgcctcagcctcttggaaTGCTGGGAAAATAGGCATTTCCCATCATGCTAACGCGTATAGCAGTTTTGCTCTTACAAGCATTATTTGTAAACttttaataattgttttctttcttccctatttATAAggttttttcttctgatttttatgCCTGTTAACAGTTGTTTAACCCAGCAGGGTGTtgggtgcatgtctgtaattccagcacttgggaggttgaacAGGACTTTTTTGCAGAACTAAGGTATATGATATAGCGTCACAAGGTAAAAATGTTTTGAGCTTATATTCTAGTATAACAGATATTACAGACTTGTTACTTATGTGTGAGTCAAAAGCATGAatgataaaattagaattatttcttttaggCTAGAGGTGTAGTTtggtggtagagtatttgcctagcaaaCACAAGACCCCAGGTTCTAGGCCAAGCGCTGCCAAAAAAAAGTGTCTTGTCATTAATTTATTAAAGCATAATGAACATAATGTGTTAATCAGACTTTCCATCATGATGACAAACACTCCAAAGAagaacttaaaaaggaaaaatttatcttgctcagagtttcagagggtccagcccatgggaGGCTAGATCCATTGCCGTGGGCCTGATGTGAGGCAGACAGACTATCGTGCCCAGTGACTTTATGGTGCAGGTTGCTCAATTAATGGCAAACAGTAAGCCAGGGGGATCGAACAGGTGATAAGAAAcagctgaagccaggcagtggcacaacatgcctttaacaccagcacttggggggcaaaggcaggtggatccttgaGTTTAAGAGCAGTCTgctttacaaagcaagttctcggacagccagggctacacagagaaacccagtttggaaagaaagagagggacggggatggggaggagagggggaggggaaggaaggaggtgaaaggggggaggggaagggagagaaagaggagtgagggagagggaagagggacgagagggagggagagagtgaaagCAAACAAGCCTGTTTGAAAGCACACCCCTGGGGATTCACTCTTCAAAGGAGGTCTCCCCCTCTACCTCACACCTGCAGATGATGCCATACACTGTGAGTCCATCAGGGACCAACCCACTGATTAGGTCAGATCCCTCAGAATCTAGTCACATCCCCTAAGTCTACTGGCTGGCAATCAGGCCTCTAATACTTGAGTCTGGggaggatttcttttctttttatccataTGGGTCTTTACTTGCATGTATGGTCTGTCTGTGCCTCACATTTATGCAATGCTTTCACAGTGTTCAGAAGGTTGCCataatcccctggaactgcagttacagacagctgtgtgtGACTGACCACAATGGGTACTA includes:
- the Srsf12 gene encoding serine/arginine-rich splicing factor 12 isoform X2, which produces MSRYTRPPNTSLFVRNVADATRPEDLRREFGRYGPIVDVYIPLDFYTRRPRGFAYVQYPLPYLLMFEDVRDAEDALYNLNRKWVCGRQIEIQFAQGDRKTPGQMKSKERHLCSPSDHRRSRSPSQRRSRSRSSSWGRDRRRSDSLKEQSTSARQSRTPRRNSGSRGRSRSKSLQKRSKSMEKSESRSPPKQTGSGAKSRPHGRHCDPIARSPCKSPRGYASSGTKTQTAKHSHFPSHSRSRGYHHKNSW